The following proteins are encoded in a genomic region of Ovis canadensis isolate MfBH-ARS-UI-01 breed Bighorn chromosome 16, ARS-UI_OviCan_v2, whole genome shotgun sequence:
- the SPZ1 gene encoding spermatogenic leucine zipper protein 1: MEVPTRSKTLKPPDLNEESLDPRIMIALFEIGSLPPVSCSSLPSLKSSDHEAIEQRIAKKFESLLKEIKDIVKHVTSYEQKVTETKESFKETNMSEVTELREKIIELDEINQVLVKKLLASLDLGKKENAKKQEMRLDNQNSEDTVQDCSRDLVNCSKGQNALPETQLSKEKAKHRFPHIQEDSIRLRNNMEQLLQEAEHWSVEHTELSKLIKSYQESQNDINTLKNNGTHSLTQTNNEAAKQELEEQVKRLRRDTYSLHLIATLLENECQILEQRVELLDELHHQKEEPLQGEPAQINHEQNDKEQKPPEADKVKAHEKNTPEVEGTFHKRDQFFRSLDICHNKKAHNNQFNTRIAKRALVVKRPASSLS; this comes from the coding sequence ATGGAAGTGCCCACCCGCTCCAAAACACTTAAGCCTCCTGATCTCAATGAAGAGTCTTTGGACCCTAGGATTATGATTGCCTTATTTGAAATTGGATCACTTCCCCCAGTTTCTTGCAGTTCTCTTCCTTCGCTAAAAAGTAGTGACCATGAAGCGATTGAACAGCGAATTGCAAAGAAGTTTGAAAGCctcttaaaagaaattaaagatattgTTAAACATGTGACAAGTTATGAACAGAAAGTCACAGAAACAAAAGAATCTTTTAAGGAAACCAATATGTCTGAGGTGACAGAACTTAGAGAAAAAATCATAGAacttgatgaaataaatcaagtaCTAGTGAAAAAACTGCTTGCTAGTTTGGACCTAGGGAAAAAAgagaatgcaaagaaacaggagatGAGGTTGGACAACCAGAACTCTGAGGACACAGTGCAAGACTGTTCAAGGGATTTGGTAAACTGTTCAAAAGGACAAAACGCCCTTCCTGAAACTCAGCTAAGTAAGGAAAAAGCAAAGCACAGATTCCCTCACATTCAAGAAGACAGTATCAGACTGAGGAACAACATGGAGCAGTTACTACAGGaagcagaacactggagtgtggaaCATACCGAACTCAGCAAACTAATAAAATCCTATCAGGAATCTCAGAATGACATCAATACTCTTAAAAATAATGGCACCCATTCCCTAACTCAAACAAATAACGAGGCAGCTAAGCAAGAGCTGGAGGAACAAGTGAAGAGACTGAGACGAGACACATATTCATTGCATTTGATTGCAACCTTACTGGAGAATGAATGCCAGATCTTAGAGCAGAGAGTAGAGCTGCTCGATGAACTCCATCATCAGAAGGAAGAGCCTCTGCAAGGGGAGCCCGCGCAAATAAATCACGAGCAGAACGACAAGGAACAGAAGCCACCAGAGGCAGACAAGGTCAAAGCACATGAGAAAAACACGCCAGAAGTGGAAGGTACATTTCACAAAAGAGATCAGTTCTTTAGAAGCCTGGATATTTGTCACAATAAGAAAGCTCATAATAACCAGTTCAATACTCGTATTGCAAAAAGAGCTCTTGTGGTAAAGAGGCCAGCTAGCAGCTTAAGTTAA